One segment of Anatilimnocola aggregata DNA contains the following:
- a CDS encoding arylsulfatase — MLRQGMSFHLLLACLVGSVVLGANNRAASADRATMAGSKPNIVLVMPDDMGWGDIAAHGNPLIKTPNLDRLYAQGTHFTDFHVSPTCAPTRSSLLSGRHEFKNGVTHTINERERMALTTITLAQVLKSAGYTTGIFGKWHLGDEEPYQPQNRGFDEVFIHGAGGIGQSYPGSCGDAPNNKYFDPAIRHNGTFVKTKGYCTDLFFAQAMKWIKANRSESKSTPFFAYITPNAPHGPLVSPGAQYDKLYEGKEIGGKQLAAGDVAYYSMITNIDDNIGKVLAQLKELDIENDTLVIFMSDNGGTHTRLYSGGYRAGKGSMYSGGTHSPAFWRWPSKLAAGVDCSALTAHIDILPTLAELAGVKLSADLQKQVEGRSLLPLLADPNAQWADLTLVTHVGRWAKGQVAQSKHKSSSIRDSRFRLVEDRELYDLQADRGETTNVIDKHPDEVAKLRSAYDQWWTDVQPLLVNEDAVGPKVNPYKELYWKQFGGGPDDPTKTDSPASETPKKKRKGKK; from the coding sequence ATGCTTCGGCAAGGAATGTCATTTCATCTGCTCCTCGCTTGCCTCGTAGGGAGTGTTGTCCTCGGCGCGAATAACCGCGCGGCCTCCGCCGATCGCGCGACCATGGCGGGTTCGAAGCCGAATATTGTTTTGGTCATGCCGGACGACATGGGCTGGGGAGACATTGCCGCGCATGGCAATCCACTGATCAAAACACCGAACCTTGACCGGCTGTATGCCCAGGGCACACACTTCACGGATTTTCATGTCAGCCCAACCTGCGCTCCGACGCGGTCGTCGCTCTTGAGCGGGAGGCATGAATTCAAGAATGGTGTCACGCACACGATCAACGAACGCGAGCGGATGGCGCTCACGACCATCACCCTAGCTCAGGTTCTGAAGTCGGCCGGTTACACGACCGGCATCTTCGGGAAATGGCATCTGGGCGACGAAGAGCCTTATCAGCCGCAGAATCGCGGATTCGACGAAGTGTTCATTCATGGCGCCGGCGGCATTGGTCAGTCTTATCCCGGCAGTTGCGGTGATGCGCCGAACAACAAGTATTTTGATCCCGCTATTCGCCACAACGGCACTTTTGTGAAGACGAAGGGCTATTGCACTGATCTGTTTTTCGCGCAAGCGATGAAGTGGATCAAGGCGAATCGCAGCGAGAGCAAGAGCACTCCGTTTTTTGCCTACATCACGCCGAATGCTCCGCACGGGCCGCTGGTTAGTCCCGGAGCGCAGTACGACAAGCTCTATGAAGGAAAAGAAATCGGCGGCAAGCAACTGGCCGCTGGCGATGTTGCCTACTACTCAATGATCACGAACATCGACGACAACATCGGCAAGGTGCTGGCACAGCTCAAGGAGTTGGACATCGAAAACGACACGCTCGTGATTTTTATGAGCGACAATGGCGGCACGCACACACGACTGTATAGCGGCGGTTATCGCGCCGGCAAAGGCTCGATGTATTCCGGCGGCACGCACTCGCCGGCGTTCTGGCGCTGGCCGAGTAAGCTCGCAGCAGGTGTTGATTGCTCCGCACTGACCGCGCACATCGACATCCTCCCCACGCTGGCTGAACTCGCCGGCGTTAAGCTAAGCGCCGACCTGCAGAAACAAGTGGAGGGGCGAAGTCTGCTGCCGTTGTTGGCAGATCCCAATGCCCAATGGGCGGATCTTACGCTGGTCACCCATGTCGGCCGTTGGGCCAAAGGGCAAGTGGCCCAGTCGAAGCACAAGAGCTCGTCAATCCGCGATAGCCGCTTCCGGCTGGTGGAAGACCGGGAGCTATACGATCTGCAAGCCGATAGGGGCGAAACGACCAACGTCATCGACAAGCATCCTGACGAGGTTGCGAAGCTCCGCTCGGCCTACGACCAGTGGTGGACCGACGTGCAGCCGCTACTGGTCAATGAAGACGCCGTTGGGCCCAAGGTCAATCCTTACAAAGAGCTGTATTGGAAGCAATTCGGCGGAGGGCCGGACGACCCGACCAAAACCGACTCGCCCGCGAGCGAGACGCCCAAGAAGAAAAGAAAAGGGAAGAAATGA
- a CDS encoding sulfatase, translating into MKHVLFAVALCVFQSAVGLAEEPARPNVVFILADDLGWADTTLYGHTKFYNTPNLERLAKRGMTFTHAYSASPLCSPTRSAILTGLSPARTGITTPNCHLPQVVLKATPGVSAPPSAKSVQPEPVTRLKTDYPTLAKSLKAVGYATGHFGKWHLGHEPYSPRVHGFDVDVPHHPGPGPAGSYVAPWKFKDFDHDPDVPQQHIEDRMAKEATAWIEQHKDKPFFLNYWMFSVHAPFDAKRALIEKHRGRVNPKDPQRSPTYAAMVESMDDAVGTLLDTLDRLKLADNTIIVFTSDNGGNMYSVVDGTVPTSNTPLRGGKATMFEGGTRVPCVVCWPGVVEPNTKSDVPLQSEDYYPTLLDGLGIPPAKGQQFDGMSVLPVLKGEKFADRPLFQYFPHSPPVPDWLPPSVSVHRGDWKLIRIFHGGDKESHRYLLYDLRKDLGETKNLADERQELVRELDSLIEDFLHRTKTVRPIPNTDFDAANYRPEDIGKPKARDQRPAPKKASDRNDPGAIPGLKGWKARGCGVRIEEGVAIVQGTSAAPFFGFAPGTLDGEAKLVVRMRGGSGKGWIEWLTGSDVKSARKSEAFAAEAQTWTERELKIPAQRGESGILRLHLPADGKLVEIDWIELNTQNGKKRWDF; encoded by the coding sequence ATGAAACACGTTCTGTTTGCCGTCGCCCTGTGTGTGTTTCAATCCGCCGTAGGCCTGGCGGAGGAACCTGCTCGGCCAAATGTCGTCTTCATTCTCGCCGACGATCTCGGGTGGGCAGACACCACGCTCTACGGCCACACAAAGTTCTACAACACGCCGAACCTCGAACGACTTGCCAAGCGTGGGATGACGTTCACGCACGCGTATTCGGCCAGCCCGCTTTGCTCGCCGACCCGTTCGGCAATTCTGACTGGATTGAGCCCGGCCAGGACCGGCATCACGACGCCGAACTGCCACCTTCCCCAAGTCGTCTTGAAGGCCACGCCCGGCGTGTCAGCGCCGCCCTCCGCCAAGTCAGTCCAGCCGGAACCGGTGACGCGACTGAAAACGGACTATCCCACCCTGGCTAAGTCACTCAAGGCAGTAGGCTATGCCACGGGTCACTTCGGCAAGTGGCATCTGGGCCACGAGCCCTATTCGCCACGTGTGCATGGATTTGACGTCGATGTTCCTCATCATCCAGGCCCTGGGCCCGCTGGGAGCTATGTAGCGCCGTGGAAGTTCAAAGATTTCGACCACGATCCCGATGTGCCCCAGCAACACATCGAAGACCGCATGGCCAAGGAGGCGACGGCGTGGATCGAACAGCACAAGGACAAGCCGTTCTTCCTCAATTACTGGATGTTCAGTGTTCACGCCCCCTTTGACGCCAAGCGGGCTTTGATTGAGAAACATCGTGGCCGAGTGAATCCGAAAGATCCTCAGCGTAGTCCCACCTATGCCGCGATGGTGGAGAGCATGGACGATGCCGTGGGGACGCTGCTTGATACGCTCGATCGTCTCAAACTCGCCGACAACACGATCATCGTGTTTACGTCGGACAACGGCGGCAACATGTATAGCGTGGTGGACGGCACGGTGCCAACGAGCAACACGCCGCTGCGAGGCGGGAAAGCGACGATGTTCGAGGGCGGGACACGAGTGCCATGTGTCGTGTGCTGGCCCGGTGTGGTTGAACCCAACACGAAGAGCGACGTTCCGCTTCAGAGTGAAGATTACTATCCGACGCTGTTGGATGGCCTGGGTATTCCGCCCGCGAAGGGGCAGCAGTTCGATGGCATGAGCGTCCTGCCGGTTTTGAAAGGTGAGAAGTTCGCCGATCGCCCGCTCTTTCAGTATTTTCCCCATTCACCGCCCGTGCCCGACTGGTTACCGCCTTCGGTTTCGGTGCATCGCGGCGATTGGAAGCTGATTCGCATCTTCCATGGTGGTGACAAAGAGTCACATCGGTATCTGCTCTACGATTTGCGCAAGGACCTGGGAGAGACCAAGAATCTCGCCGACGAGAGACAGGAGTTGGTCCGCGAACTGGACTCGCTGATCGAGGACTTCCTCCATCGCACGAAAACCGTAAGGCCGATTCCCAATACCGACTTTGATGCAGCGAATTATCGCCCGGAGGACATTGGGAAACCCAAAGCCCGCGACCAGCGGCCTGCACCCAAAAAAGCCAGCGACCGCAACGATCCAGGCGCGATCCCTGGATTGAAGGGTTGGAAAGCGCGGGGTTGCGGCGTGCGGATAGAAGAAGGTGTTGCGATTGTCCAGGGCACGAGCGCAGCCCCTTTCTTCGGTTTCGCCCCTGGCACTCTCGATGGCGAGGCAAAACTGGTGGTTCGCATGCGCGGTGGAAGTGGCAAAGGTTGGATCGAATGGCTTACTGGTAGCGATGTGAAATCTGCGCGGAAGTCGGAAGCCTTTGCAGCCGAGGCACAAACCTGGACGGAGCGCGAACTGAAGATCCCCGCTCAGCGTGGCGAATCCGGAATCTTGCGCCTTCACCTACCGGCCGATGGCAAGCTGGTCGAGATCGACTGGATTGAACTGAACACCCAAAACGGCAAAAAACGCTGGGACTTTTAG
- a CDS encoding sialate O-acetylesterase: protein MNMQRCCLVITQTILWASAWAAASVFAADKPVKVYILSGQSNMVGIGQVTGGGSRWGAEFIDPILSVYPGKYDPNTDYEKIEPVKTLKLESFGGTNPTPYPGGGTQIVRGAIQSTTTGVYEFRPGYGESTHNIMEVEGKEVHRHEPGKDAVYTHLKLTAGKKVPFKITYLTEHANGLGWLARTDIPGTLATVVKQDGKFPYLVDKKGNWVQRDDVWYNGVVTATANKWISIGCGAGDNNIGPELGFGHMVGEYHEEPVLLLKASQGNRSLGWDYLPPGSKQFEQDGYVYAGYKESPAKWEKGSKPQPITWYAGKQYDDCFGEVHRVLDNFDKEFPHWKGRGYEIAGFVWWQGHKDGGEPYASRYEQNLVHLIKALRKEFAAPQAPFVIATIGFDGWKLAGPHKIVAEAQLAVSGDKGKYPEFMGNVLTVESRDFWREADVSPKSQGYHYNQNAETYMLVGEALGKGMLELLKQEKK from the coding sequence ATGAACATGCAGCGTTGCTGTCTCGTCATCACGCAAACAATCCTCTGGGCCTCGGCTTGGGCGGCAGCGTCTGTCTTCGCCGCTGACAAGCCGGTCAAGGTCTACATCCTCTCTGGGCAGTCCAATATGGTTGGCATCGGGCAGGTGACGGGCGGCGGCAGTCGCTGGGGAGCGGAGTTCATCGACCCCATTCTGTCGGTGTATCCCGGTAAGTACGATCCGAATACTGACTACGAAAAGATCGAACCGGTCAAGACGCTCAAGCTGGAGAGCTTTGGCGGCACCAATCCTACGCCGTACCCAGGCGGCGGGACGCAGATCGTGCGTGGGGCCATCCAGAGCACGACAACCGGCGTCTACGAGTTTCGCCCCGGCTACGGGGAGTCCACCCACAACATCATGGAAGTTGAGGGCAAGGAAGTGCACCGCCATGAACCTGGCAAGGATGCCGTCTATACGCATCTCAAGCTGACGGCGGGTAAGAAAGTCCCCTTCAAGATTACGTACCTGACTGAACACGCGAACGGACTCGGCTGGCTGGCGCGGACGGATATTCCGGGCACGCTGGCGACTGTCGTGAAGCAAGATGGCAAGTTTCCTTACCTTGTCGACAAGAAGGGTAACTGGGTTCAGCGCGATGACGTTTGGTACAACGGCGTGGTGACGGCGACGGCGAACAAGTGGATCAGCATCGGATGCGGAGCCGGTGACAACAACATCGGCCCTGAACTCGGCTTCGGGCACATGGTGGGCGAGTATCACGAAGAGCCGGTTCTCCTCCTCAAGGCTTCACAGGGGAACCGCTCATTGGGCTGGGACTATCTGCCGCCCGGCAGCAAGCAGTTTGAGCAGGATGGCTATGTCTACGCGGGTTACAAGGAATCACCTGCGAAGTGGGAGAAAGGATCGAAGCCCCAACCGATCACCTGGTACGCAGGCAAGCAGTACGACGACTGCTTCGGCGAGGTTCACCGGGTGCTGGACAACTTTGACAAGGAGTTTCCGCACTGGAAGGGGCGCGGCTATGAGATCGCTGGTTTCGTGTGGTGGCAGGGGCACAAGGACGGGGGCGAACCGTACGCGAGCCGGTATGAACAGAACCTGGTGCACCTGATTAAAGCGCTGCGCAAAGAGTTTGCAGCGCCACAGGCGCCTTTCGTCATCGCGACAATCGGGTTTGACGGCTGGAAATTGGCGGGGCCACATAAAATCGTCGCAGAGGCCCAGCTTGCCGTCAGCGGCGACAAGGGGAAGTACCCGGAGTTCATGGGGAACGTGCTGACAGTCGAGTCGCGCGACTTTTGGCGAGAAGCGGACGTATCGCCGAAGAGCCAAGGCTACCACTACAACCAAAACGCCGAGACCTACATGCTTGTGGGTGAGGCGTTAGGTAAGGGGATGCTCGAACTGCTGAAGCAGGAGAAGAAGTAA
- a CDS encoding sialate O-acetylesterase, with amino-acid sequence MHTVSKAVRHRAIRICLAIMLIHGWISGYSVARAELKLAGIFSDHMVLQRERPVPVWGWADKGRVVTVQFADQIITAKVNDDGTWQAILKPLAASDEARKLVAACDGETVVVADVVVGDVWHASGQSNMAMNVQAVAKHFSQAEADIAAAKLPTIRFRRIDEPQSVVPTKDIPVKAGWSVCSPNTVGGFSAAAFYFARKFQLELAVPIGIVDTSRGGTPIEPFIPRAAFKSHPTLLRELELGDQEDLLGIWKLPGGVRARDANWLPGRLFHSRLAPINRFAVRGAIWYQGESNCGDGEDPRDYRHKMRALITGWRTELGNDALPVYFVQLPGSGARAGWPYLREQQRLSMGLPHTGMAVTIDLFHEDIHPPNKFDVGK; translated from the coding sequence ATGCACACGGTCTCGAAGGCAGTCAGGCACCGAGCTATTCGCATTTGCCTCGCGATAATGCTCATTCATGGGTGGATCAGCGGTTACTCGGTTGCGCGCGCGGAGCTGAAGTTGGCCGGGATTTTCAGCGATCACATGGTGTTGCAGCGAGAACGCCCCGTCCCGGTTTGGGGATGGGCCGACAAAGGCCGAGTCGTCACGGTTCAGTTCGCTGACCAAATTATCACAGCGAAAGTGAACGACGATGGCACGTGGCAGGCGATCCTCAAGCCGTTGGCAGCGAGTGACGAGGCCCGGAAACTTGTTGCGGCTTGTGATGGCGAGACCGTAGTCGTCGCCGACGTCGTTGTCGGGGATGTTTGGCACGCGAGCGGCCAATCCAATATGGCTATGAACGTCCAGGCAGTGGCCAAGCACTTCTCACAGGCTGAAGCGGACATCGCAGCCGCAAAACTTCCCACCATTCGCTTCCGGCGAATCGACGAGCCGCAATCAGTGGTGCCAACCAAAGATATTCCGGTCAAAGCCGGTTGGTCTGTTTGCTCGCCGAATACGGTCGGCGGGTTCTCAGCGGCCGCGTTCTACTTCGCGAGAAAATTTCAGTTGGAACTGGCCGTTCCGATCGGAATCGTCGATACGTCGCGCGGAGGAACTCCGATCGAACCGTTCATCCCCCGCGCCGCGTTCAAGTCCCACCCCACACTGCTGCGAGAGTTGGAATTGGGGGATCAAGAAGATCTGCTCGGCATCTGGAAACTGCCGGGCGGCGTTCGAGCCCGCGATGCGAATTGGCTGCCGGGACGACTGTTTCATTCGCGTCTGGCGCCGATCAATCGGTTCGCGGTGCGCGGCGCAATCTGGTATCAGGGGGAATCGAACTGTGGCGATGGCGAAGATCCACGCGACTACCGACACAAGATGCGGGCGCTGATCACCGGCTGGCGAACCGAATTGGGGAACGACGCTCTTCCCGTCTACTTCGTCCAGCTTCCCGGCAGCGGCGCTCGGGCCGGTTGGCCGTATCTGCGCGAACAGCAGCGTCTGAGCATGGGTCTGCCGCACACGGGAATGGCGGTGACCATTGATCTATTTCACGAGGACATTCATCCGCCAAACAAGTTCGATGTCGGGAAGTGA
- a CDS encoding cysteine hydrolase family protein, whose translation MSRALLVIDVQNEYFTGALPITHPAGHLEQILAAMDAAAGRVPVIVVQHHFPDPAMPFFQKGTPGWELHPEVKRRPHALLVEKTMPGSFTGTLLESWLREQGIDTVTVAGYMTHMCCDTTARQAVHLGLKVEFLRDATGTLALSNSAGEVTAEELHRSILCAQQMLLSEVLDVSTWVKRL comes from the coding sequence ATGAGTCGCGCTCTCCTCGTGATCGACGTTCAGAACGAATACTTCACCGGCGCGCTGCCGATCACGCACCCCGCAGGGCACTTGGAACAGATACTGGCTGCGATGGATGCAGCGGCAGGCCGGGTGCCCGTGATCGTCGTGCAGCATCACTTTCCGGATCCGGCCATGCCGTTCTTCCAGAAGGGCACGCCGGGCTGGGAACTGCATCCAGAGGTCAAAAGACGCCCCCATGCACTCCTGGTTGAGAAGACTATGCCGGGAAGTTTCACGGGCACGCTACTGGAAAGTTGGCTACGGGAACAGGGAATCGACACTGTCACGGTTGCAGGTTACATGACGCACATGTGCTGCGACACGACAGCCCGACAAGCGGTTCACCTCGGCTTGAAGGTGGAGTTTTTACGGGACGCAACGGGAACGCTCGCGCTATCGAACTCGGCGGGTGAGGTGACGGCTGAGGAACTACACCGATCCATCCTTTGCGCTCAGCAGATGCTGTTGAGTGAAGTGCTAGACGTTTCGACATGGGTCAAGCGACTTTGA